In Paraburkholderia sp. BL23I1N1, a genomic segment contains:
- a CDS encoding replication-associated recombination protein A, which yields MFEETRANVPLAERLRPRNIDEVIGQKHLLGPNKPLRVAFESGEAHSMILWGPPGVGKTTLARLMADAFHAEFIALSAVLSGVKDIREAVETAQIHRANGHQTLVFVDEVHRFNKSQQDAFLPHVESGLFVFVGATTENPSFEVNSALLSRAAVYVLKSLTDEEQRELLDRAQKELGGLTFTDEARDALIGSADGDGRKLLNNLEIVARAAAQQKSTEIDSALLGSALAENLRRFDKGGDAFYDQISALHKSVRGSSPDGALYWFCRMLDGGADPRYLARRIVRMAWEDIGLADPRAARIALDAAETYERLGTPEGELALAQAIMYLAVAPKSNAGYNAYNEARRFVSKDQSRGVPVHLRNAPTKLMKELGYGHEYRYAHDEPDAYAAGETYLPDNMRDPHWYEPTPRGLEGKIGDKMARLAELDAQWRSENKPKKG from the coding sequence ATGTTTGAAGAAACCCGTGCCAATGTTCCGCTCGCCGAACGCCTGCGGCCCCGCAATATCGACGAAGTAATCGGCCAGAAGCACCTGCTCGGTCCGAACAAGCCGCTGCGGGTCGCCTTCGAATCCGGCGAAGCCCATTCGATGATCCTGTGGGGCCCGCCCGGCGTCGGCAAAACCACGCTCGCGCGGCTCATGGCCGACGCGTTTCACGCTGAGTTCATCGCGTTGTCGGCGGTGTTGTCGGGCGTGAAGGATATTCGCGAAGCCGTCGAGACCGCGCAGATTCATCGCGCGAACGGGCATCAGACGCTCGTGTTCGTCGACGAAGTGCATCGCTTCAACAAGAGCCAGCAGGACGCGTTCTTGCCGCACGTCGAATCGGGGCTGTTCGTGTTCGTCGGCGCGACGACTGAGAATCCGTCGTTCGAGGTGAACAGTGCGTTGCTCTCGCGAGCCGCCGTCTACGTGCTGAAAAGCCTCACCGACGAAGAACAACGCGAACTGCTCGACCGCGCGCAGAAAGAACTCGGCGGCCTCACGTTCACCGACGAAGCCCGCGACGCCCTGATCGGTTCCGCTGACGGCGACGGCCGCAAGCTACTGAACAACCTGGAAATCGTCGCGCGCGCGGCGGCACAGCAAAAGAGCACCGAAATCGACAGCGCTTTGCTCGGCAGCGCGCTCGCGGAAAATCTGCGCCGCTTCGACAAAGGCGGCGACGCATTTTACGACCAGATCAGCGCGTTGCATAAATCGGTACGCGGCAGCAGCCCGGACGGTGCGCTCTACTGGTTCTGCCGCATGCTCGACGGCGGCGCGGACCCGCGTTATCTCGCGCGGCGTATCGTGCGCATGGCATGGGAAGACATCGGCCTCGCCGATCCGCGCGCGGCCCGCATCGCGCTCGACGCCGCCGAAACCTATGAGCGCCTCGGCACGCCCGAAGGCGAGTTGGCGCTGGCGCAGGCGATCATGTATCTGGCGGTCGCGCCGAAGTCGAACGCCGGGTACAACGCGTACAACGAGGCACGGCGATTCGTGAGCAAGGACCAGTCGCGCGGCGTGCCGGTGCATCTGCGTAACGCACCGACCAAGCTCATGAAAGAACTCGGCTACGGTCACGAATACCGCTATGCGCATGATGAACCCGATGCCTACGCGGCCGGCGAGACCTATCTGCCGGACAACATGCGCGATCCGCATTGGTACGAGCCGACGCCGCGCGGTCTTGAAGGCAAGATCGGCGACAAGATGGCGCGCCTCGCCGAGCTCGACGCGCAGTGGCGCAGCGAGAACAAGCCTAAAAAGGGCTGA
- the cytX gene encoding putative hydroxymethylpyrimidine transporter CytX, giving the protein MAQDPLAGDAGSTYAPLTPVPDARRAFRTGDAFALWFSLGIGLLVAQAGALLVPGLSLPHALLAIVIGSVIGVVLLALAGVIGTDTGLAAMSSLRPTLGVRGASVPAVLNAVQLVGWGSFEVIVMRDSADALAKQAFGFPMPLIWTVIFGLLATLLAISGPLSFVRRFLRTWGIWLLLAGAAWLSWNLLAKHDLAALMRRPGTGEMSFGGAIDLVVAMPLSWLPLIADYTRFGRRPGETFRGTLLGYGIANIWFYALGAIYGLAAGGGDALLTGALAQAGGGLALLLILIDEVDNAFADIHSAAVSTGTFWTRGSVPLLSAAFGALCTAIALLVPMAKYQNFLLLIGSVFAPLFGVVLVDHFVVRKRRIEAAVLADVRGRYGFSGGWHLSAFASWAIGIVSYQVINQWLPNLGATLPALAIGAVCYLALVSVRKTAYA; this is encoded by the coding sequence ATGGCACAAGATCCACTCGCCGGCGACGCCGGCTCCACCTACGCACCGCTCACGCCGGTGCCCGACGCGCGCCGCGCATTCCGCACCGGCGACGCTTTCGCGCTCTGGTTTTCGCTCGGCATCGGCCTGCTGGTTGCGCAGGCGGGTGCGCTGCTGGTGCCAGGCCTGTCGCTGCCGCACGCGTTGCTGGCGATCGTGATCGGCAGCGTGATCGGTGTCGTCTTGCTGGCATTGGCCGGCGTGATCGGCACGGATACCGGCCTTGCGGCCATGTCGTCGCTGCGGCCGACGCTCGGCGTGCGCGGCGCATCGGTGCCGGCGGTGCTGAACGCGGTGCAACTGGTCGGCTGGGGCTCGTTCGAGGTGATCGTGATGCGCGATTCCGCCGATGCGCTCGCCAAGCAGGCCTTCGGTTTCCCGATGCCGCTGATCTGGACCGTGATCTTCGGTTTGCTCGCCACGCTGCTGGCCATTAGCGGCCCGCTGTCGTTCGTGCGCCGGTTTCTGCGCACGTGGGGCATCTGGCTGCTGCTGGCGGGCGCCGCATGGCTCTCGTGGAATCTGCTTGCCAAGCATGATCTGGCCGCGCTGATGCGCCGTCCGGGCACCGGCGAGATGTCGTTCGGCGGCGCAATCGATCTCGTGGTCGCAATGCCGCTCTCGTGGTTGCCGCTGATCGCCGACTACACGCGTTTCGGCCGACGCCCCGGCGAAACCTTCCGCGGCACGCTGCTCGGCTATGGCATTGCGAACATCTGGTTTTACGCGCTCGGCGCGATTTACGGTCTCGCGGCAGGCGGTGGCGACGCGCTGCTGACCGGCGCGCTGGCGCAAGCGGGCGGCGGCCTCGCCCTGCTGCTGATCCTGATCGACGAAGTGGACAACGCGTTCGCCGACATCCACTCGGCCGCGGTCTCGACCGGCACGTTCTGGACGCGCGGCAGCGTGCCGTTGTTGTCGGCGGCGTTTGGCGCGCTGTGCACGGCGATCGCCTTGCTCGTGCCGATGGCGAAGTATCAGAACTTCCTGCTGTTGATCGGCTCCGTATTCGCGCCGCTATTCGGCGTGGTGCTGGTGGATCACTTCGTCGTGCGCAAGCGTCGCATTGAAGCCGCCGTACTCGCCGACGTTCGCGGCCGTTACGGCTTCTCGGGCGGCTGGCATCTGAGCGCGTTCGCCTCGTGGGCAATCGGGATTGTGTCATATCAGGTGATCAATCAATGGCTGCCGAATCTGGGCGCCACGTTGCCCGCTCTGGCGATCGGCGCGGTGTGTTATCTGGCGCTGGTGTCGGTTCGGAAAACTGCTTACGCCTGA
- the speB gene encoding agmatinase has translation MNTSSFISPEAGERPQPLSGNAMPRCGGIATMMRLPNVGSAEGFDACFVGVPFDLGTSNRTGARFGPRQIRSESVLLRPYNMATRAAPFDSLRVADLGDVAINPYNLHDSIARIETAYDEILQHNCKPITLGGDHTIALPILRAIHRKHGKVGLIHVDAHADVNDTMMGEKIAHGTPFRRAVEEGLLDCDRVVQIGLRGTGYAAEDFDWCRDQGFEVVQAEACWNQSLAPLMARVRERMGDGPVYITFDIDGIDPAFAPGTGTPEIAGLTVPQALEIIRGSHGLNIVGCDLVEVAPPYDPFGTTALLGANLAFELLCVLPGVEYRASTR, from the coding sequence ATGAATACCTCTTCCTTCATTTCCCCCGAAGCCGGTGAACGGCCGCAACCGCTGTCCGGCAACGCCATGCCCCGCTGCGGCGGCATTGCGACGATGATGCGGCTGCCGAACGTCGGCTCGGCCGAAGGGTTCGACGCCTGCTTCGTCGGCGTGCCGTTCGATCTCGGCACCTCGAACCGCACCGGCGCGCGCTTTGGGCCGCGCCAGATCCGCAGCGAATCGGTGTTGCTGCGCCCGTACAACATGGCGACCCGCGCCGCGCCGTTCGATTCGCTGCGCGTGGCCGATCTCGGCGACGTGGCGATCAATCCGTACAACCTGCACGATTCGATCGCGCGCATCGAAACCGCTTACGACGAAATCCTCCAGCACAACTGCAAGCCGATCACATTGGGCGGCGACCACACGATCGCGCTGCCGATCCTGCGCGCGATTCATCGCAAGCACGGCAAGGTCGGCCTGATTCACGTGGACGCGCACGCCGACGTCAACGACACGATGATGGGCGAAAAGATCGCGCACGGCACGCCGTTCCGCCGCGCGGTGGAAGAAGGCTTGCTCGATTGCGACCGCGTCGTGCAGATCGGTTTGCGCGGCACGGGTTACGCGGCGGAAGATTTCGACTGGTGCCGCGATCAGGGCTTTGAAGTCGTGCAGGCCGAAGCATGCTGGAACCAGTCGCTCGCGCCGCTGATGGCGCGCGTGCGTGAACGCATGGGCGACGGTCCGGTGTACATCACGTTCGATATCGACGGTATCGATCCAGCCTTCGCGCCGGGTACGGGCACGCCGGAAATCGCTGGCTTGACGGTGCCGCAGGCGCTGGAAATCATTCGTGGCTCGCATGGCTTGAACATCGTCGGCTGCGATCTGGTTGAGGTTGCGCCGCCGTACGATCCGTTCGGCACGACCGCGCTGCTCGGCGCGAATCTCGCGTTCGAATTGCTGTGCGTGTTGCCGGGTGTCGAGTATCGGGCATCGACGCGTTGA
- a CDS encoding LysR family transcriptional regulator — protein sequence MFSQLTDLDLRLIRVFLAIVDAGGVSPAQATLNVGQSTISTQLATLETRLGYRLCERGRGGFSLTARGEQFIDAARALLSAVDTFGMQARNVGRKLVGTLDIGMIGHTPVSASARISDAIGRFRARDQSVRFSILVRSPGELEELLLNGRIQIGIGYFWHRVPSLEYTEVFAEDQFAYCAKGHPLFASAGEVSPAEAAAHEWAWRSYPLPEAESSTTPQNVTAVADNMEAVAMLVLSGHHLGYLPGHFAAPFVKQGLLAALNPAQMRYRVAFHMVTRARQHRTDIVEAFIDDMKAAHPVQVLEVDE from the coding sequence ATGTTCTCCCAACTCACCGATCTCGACCTGCGGCTGATCCGCGTCTTCCTCGCCATTGTCGACGCAGGCGGCGTTTCGCCGGCTCAGGCCACGCTCAACGTCGGCCAGTCGACCATCAGCACGCAACTCGCCACGCTGGAAACGCGCCTCGGCTACCGGCTGTGCGAGCGCGGCCGCGGCGGCTTCAGTCTAACCGCGCGCGGCGAGCAATTCATCGACGCGGCGCGCGCCCTGCTGTCCGCCGTCGATACCTTCGGCATGCAGGCGCGCAATGTCGGCCGCAAGCTGGTCGGCACGCTCGATATCGGCATGATCGGCCACACGCCGGTGTCGGCGAGCGCACGCATCAGCGACGCGATCGGCCGGTTTCGGGCACGCGATCAATCGGTACGATTTTCGATTCTGGTGCGCTCGCCTGGCGAGCTCGAAGAACTGCTGTTGAACGGCCGGATTCAGATCGGCATCGGCTATTTCTGGCATCGCGTGCCGTCGCTCGAATACACCGAGGTGTTCGCCGAAGATCAGTTCGCGTATTGCGCCAAGGGGCATCCGCTGTTCGCTTCAGCCGGCGAGGTGTCGCCCGCCGAAGCCGCGGCTCACGAATGGGCGTGGCGCAGCTATCCGCTCCCTGAAGCCGAAAGTTCGACCACGCCGCAGAACGTGACCGCCGTCGCCGACAACATGGAAGCGGTCGCGATGCTGGTGCTGTCAGGGCATCATCTCGGCTATCTGCCGGGGCATTTCGCGGCGCCGTTCGTGAAGCAGGGCTTGCTGGCCGCGTTGAATCCCGCACAGATGCGTTACCGCGTGGCATTTCATATGGTCACGCGCGCGCGGCAGCATCGAACGGATATTGTCGAAGCGTTTATCGACGACATGAAGGCCGCGCATCCGGTGCAGGTGCTGGAAGTGGATGAGTAG
- the lolA gene encoding outer membrane lipoprotein chaperone LolA, translated as MQLFAQQHARQSAQSRRFGQLARTIARGVGSVAIGASMLVASQAFASGTEQLKAFVAQVHSARGTFVQQEVRAPSKAQGASGVLSTGGKTGTSSGTFTFARPGKFIWQYEKPYAQLLQADGDKLYVYDKDLNQVTVRSLGGALGASPAAILFGSNDLDKNFTLRDAGVKAGIDWLELTPKAKDTQFQRVGIGFKDGNLEAMELHDVFGNVTLLTFSNIQKNPSLPADAFKFTVPKGADVING; from the coding sequence ATGCAACTATTCGCGCAGCAGCACGCCCGACAGAGTGCTCAATCCCGCCGTTTCGGCCAACTCGCTCGCACGATCGCACGTGGCGTCGGTAGCGTGGCGATCGGTGCGTCGATGCTCGTCGCGTCGCAGGCATTCGCGAGCGGCACCGAGCAACTGAAGGCGTTCGTCGCGCAGGTGCATTCCGCGCGCGGTACCTTTGTGCAGCAGGAAGTGCGCGCGCCGAGCAAGGCACAGGGCGCGAGCGGCGTGCTGTCCACGGGTGGCAAGACCGGCACATCGAGCGGCACGTTCACGTTCGCGCGTCCCGGCAAGTTCATCTGGCAATACGAGAAGCCCTACGCACAACTGCTGCAAGCCGACGGCGACAAGCTCTACGTGTACGACAAGGATCTGAACCAGGTAACGGTGCGCAGTCTCGGCGGCGCCCTCGGCGCGAGCCCGGCGGCGATCCTGTTCGGCAGCAACGATCTGGACAAGAACTTCACGTTGCGCGATGCGGGCGTGAAGGCCGGCATCGACTGGCTTGAACTCACGCCGAAAGCGAAAGACACGCAGTTTCAGCGCGTCGGCATCGGCTTCAAGGACGGCAATCTTGAAGCGATGGAACTGCACGACGTGTTCGGCAACGTGACGTTGCTGACCTTCTCGAACATTCAGAAGAACCCGTCGCTACCGGCCGATGCGTTCAAGTTCACGGTGCCGAAGGGCGCGGACGTGATCAACGGATAA
- a CDS encoding DNA translocase FtsK, with the protein MAKAPYSASAQALPHRMSRLFTEIRWILQVALGVFLLMALVSYSRHDPSWTHAAQVDHIANWAGRVGAWTSDILLLLFGLSAYWWIVLLGRHISANYRRITRHETVPEDAPRDAGWLADAFAFMLVLLACDGIEALRMWSLKVQLPRAPGGVIGEAVARGISHALGFTGGTLALLIVLGIGLSLYFRFSWLSVSEKVGESIISAVTFAKLRREAGRDRKLGEAAAVKREGKVEKGRVRIEEHEPVMIVPPIVTPAKSERVEKERQVPLFTDLPGDSTLPPISLLDAAPAAQETISADTLEFTSRLIEKKLKDFGVEVSVVAAYPGPVVTRYEIEPATGVKGSQIVGLAKDLARSLSLVSIRVVETIPGKNFMALELPNQRRQTVSLSEILGSAVYADAASPLTMGLGKDIGGKPVCADLAKMPHLLVAGTTGSGKSVGINAMILSLLYKASADQVRMILIDPKMLEMSVYEGIPHLLCPVVTDMRQAGHALNWAVAEMERRYKLMSKLGVRNLAGYNNKIDEATKREEKLPNPFSLTPDDPEPLARLPNIVVVIDELADLMMVVGKKVEELIARIAQKARAAGIHLILATQRPSVDVITGLIKANVPTRMAFQVSSKIDSRTILDQQGAESLLGMGDMLYLPPGSGLPVRVHGAFVSDEEVHRVVDKLKEQGEPNYIEGILEGGVTGEGDEGSAGAGGTGSGDGESDPLYDQAVDVVLKNRRASISLVQRHLRIGYNRAARLLEQMENSGVVSAMSSNGNREILAPAREAE; encoded by the coding sequence ATGGCAAAAGCTCCCTATTCCGCGAGCGCGCAGGCATTGCCGCACCGCATGTCGCGCCTCTTCACCGAAATCCGCTGGATCTTGCAGGTCGCGCTCGGCGTGTTCCTGCTCATGGCGCTCGTCAGCTACAGCCGGCACGATCCGAGCTGGACGCATGCCGCGCAGGTCGACCACATCGCCAACTGGGCGGGCCGCGTCGGCGCGTGGACGTCCGACATCCTGCTACTGCTGTTCGGCCTGTCCGCCTATTGGTGGATCGTGCTGCTTGGCCGCCATATCTCCGCCAATTACCGCCGCATCACCCGTCACGAGACAGTGCCTGAAGATGCGCCGCGCGATGCCGGCTGGCTCGCGGACGCGTTCGCGTTCATGCTGGTGTTGCTCGCGTGCGACGGTATCGAGGCGTTGCGCATGTGGTCGCTGAAAGTGCAATTGCCACGCGCGCCGGGCGGCGTGATCGGCGAAGCGGTTGCGCGCGGTATTTCGCATGCGCTGGGCTTTACGGGCGGCACCTTGGCGCTGCTGATCGTGCTGGGCATCGGTTTGTCGCTGTATTTCCGATTTTCGTGGCTGTCGGTGTCGGAAAAGGTCGGTGAATCGATCATTTCGGCGGTCACGTTCGCCAAACTGCGCCGCGAGGCCGGTCGCGACCGCAAATTGGGCGAAGCCGCCGCCGTGAAGCGCGAAGGCAAGGTCGAAAAGGGTCGCGTGCGGATCGAGGAGCACGAGCCGGTCATGATCGTGCCGCCGATCGTCACGCCCGCCAAATCGGAGCGCGTCGAGAAAGAGCGGCAAGTGCCGCTTTTCACCGATCTGCCGGGCGACTCCACCTTGCCGCCGATCTCGCTGCTCGACGCAGCGCCGGCCGCGCAGGAAACCATTTCCGCCGATACGCTCGAATTCACCTCGCGCCTGATCGAGAAAAAGCTCAAGGACTTCGGCGTCGAAGTGAGTGTGGTCGCCGCGTATCCGGGCCCGGTCGTCACGCGTTACGAAATCGAGCCGGCCACCGGTGTGAAGGGCAGCCAGATCGTTGGTCTCGCGAAAGACCTCGCGCGTTCGCTGTCGCTGGTGTCGATTCGCGTGGTCGAGACGATTCCCGGCAAGAATTTTATGGCGCTGGAGTTGCCGAACCAGCGCCGTCAAACCGTGAGTCTCTCGGAGATTCTCGGCTCGGCGGTTTATGCGGATGCGGCTTCGCCTCTCACCATGGGCCTTGGCAAGGACATCGGCGGCAAGCCGGTATGCGCCGACCTCGCGAAAATGCCCCACTTGCTGGTGGCCGGTACGACCGGTTCGGGCAAGTCGGTGGGTATCAACGCGATGATCCTGTCGCTGCTCTACAAGGCGAGCGCCGACCAGGTCCGCATGATCCTGATCGATCCGAAGATGCTGGAAATGAGCGTCTACGAGGGCATTCCGCATCTGTTGTGTCCGGTGGTGACGGACATGCGCCAGGCGGGTCACGCGCTGAACTGGGCGGTGGCCGAAATGGAGCGCCGCTACAAGCTGATGAGCAAGCTCGGCGTGCGTAACCTCGCCGGCTACAACAACAAGATCGACGAAGCCACGAAGCGCGAAGAAAAGCTGCCGAATCCGTTCAGCCTGACGCCGGACGATCCGGAACCGCTCGCGCGCCTGCCGAACATCGTCGTCGTGATCGACGAATTGGCCGACCTGATGATGGTGGTCGGCAAGAAGGTCGAAGAACTGATCGCGCGGATCGCACAGAAGGCGCGCGCGGCCGGCATCCATCTGATTCTGGCAACGCAGCGTCCGTCGGTCGACGTGATTACCGGCCTGATCAAGGCCAACGTGCCGACGCGCATGGCGTTCCAGGTGTCGTCGAAGATCGACTCGCGCACGATTCTCGATCAGCAAGGCGCGGAATCGCTGCTCGGCATGGGTGACATGCTGTACCTGCCGCCGGGCAGCGGCTTGCCGGTGCGTGTGCACGGCGCGTTCGTGTCGGACGAAGAAGTGCATCGCGTGGTCGACAAGCTCAAGGAGCAGGGCGAGCCGAACTACATCGAGGGCATTCTCGAAGGCGGCGTAACGGGCGAGGGCGACGAAGGCTCCGCGGGCGCCGGCGGAACCGGCTCGGGCGACGGCGAATCGGACCCGTTATACGACCAGGCGGTCGACGTGGTGCTGAAGAACCGCCGCGCGTCGATCTCGCTGGTGCAGCGGCATTTGCGGATCGGCTATAACCGCGCGGCGCGTTTGCTCGAGCAGATGGAGAACTCGGGCGTGGTGTCGGCGATGTCGTCGAACGGCAATCGCGAAATTCTTGCGCCAGCGCGGGAAGCGGAATAG
- the trxB gene encoding thioredoxin-disulfide reductase → MPATSTKHAKVLILGSGPAGYTAAVYAARANLSPVLVTGLAQGGQLMTTTDVENWPADAHGVQGPELMGRFLEHAERFNTEIIFDHIHTAKLDEKPIRLIGDSGEYTCDSLIISTGASAQYLGLPSEEAFMGKGVSACATCDGFFYKQQHVAVIGGGNTAVEEALYLAGIAKKVTVIHRRDKFRAEPILIDRLLAKEKEGVVEIKWNSTLEEVTGDQTGVTGLRIKNTKNGDTTDIALQGLFVAIGHKPNTDIFEGQLEMKNGYIITKGGLNGFATATSVPGVFAAGDVQDHVYRQAITSAGTGCMAALDAQRYLESIEDIGEHVMSAEADR, encoded by the coding sequence ATGCCCGCAACTTCCACGAAACACGCCAAGGTTCTGATTCTCGGTTCCGGTCCCGCCGGCTACACGGCAGCGGTCTACGCGGCACGCGCCAACTTGTCGCCGGTGCTCGTCACGGGCCTCGCCCAAGGCGGCCAGCTGATGACCACGACCGACGTCGAAAACTGGCCTGCCGACGCCCATGGCGTGCAAGGCCCGGAACTGATGGGGCGCTTCCTGGAACACGCCGAGCGCTTCAACACGGAAATCATTTTCGACCACATCCATACGGCCAAGCTGGATGAGAAGCCGATTCGCCTGATCGGCGATTCGGGCGAATACACCTGCGACTCGCTGATCATCTCGACCGGCGCATCGGCGCAGTATCTCGGCCTGCCGTCTGAAGAAGCGTTCATGGGCAAGGGTGTGTCGGCTTGCGCCACCTGCGACGGCTTCTTCTACAAGCAACAACATGTGGCCGTGATCGGCGGCGGCAATACCGCGGTCGAGGAAGCCCTCTATCTCGCCGGCATCGCCAAGAAGGTCACGGTGATCCATCGCCGCGACAAGTTCCGTGCCGAACCGATCCTGATCGACCGTCTGCTGGCGAAGGAAAAGGAAGGCGTGGTCGAGATCAAGTGGAACAGCACGCTCGAGGAAGTGACCGGCGACCAGACCGGCGTGACCGGCCTGCGTATCAAGAATACGAAAAACGGTGATACGACGGACATCGCGCTGCAAGGCCTCTTCGTCGCGATCGGCCACAAGCCGAACACGGACATTTTCGAAGGTCAGCTGGAGATGAAGAACGGCTACATCATCACCAAAGGCGGTCTGAACGGTTTCGCAACGGCAACCAGCGTGCCGGGCGTGTTCGCGGCGGGCGACGTGCAGGATCATGTCTATCGTCAGGCGATCACCAGCGCGGGCACGGGCTGTATGGCCGCGCTCGACGCGCAGCGTTACCTGGAAAGCATTGAAGATATCGGCGAGCACGTAATGAGCGCCGAAGCCGACCGCTGA